Below is a genomic region from Aquila chrysaetos chrysaetos chromosome 13, bAquChr1.4, whole genome shotgun sequence.
AGAAAAGGGTGACCACCAGTTTTTCTAAGAATAAAACCAGGCAGGGCAAGCTGCTCAAGGCACAAGAGCCATTAGGACCCACGGATCCATCGGAGGAGGCACTGTGGGCTTTCCCTCCGCTGCGGCCCCATAAaacaacttcttgtgccccagGAACTGCAAGCCCAGCAGCTGCACCGACACCGGGGCTGGAAATTACTCTGGCCGGTGCCCGGCCTCTTACCTGCGGTGGGGAGTAGCCAGGAACCTGCTGCCTCCTGAGCGAGGACCCTTCGGCGGGACAGTCCGGCGGGGCGTAGCTCCAGGGGGGAGCCGGCGACGAGGGCCGGTACATGCCGGTGGACTCCGCAGGGTAGGGGGTCCGAGAAGGCGCGGAGCAGTAGTACCCCCGTGTCTGCGGCAGGCCGGTGTAGTGCGGGGCAGCGCCGGGAGCCGGAGGATACGGGGGGCTGTAGGCTCCGTTTGCATAGGGAGAATCCATggcctggggagaagggaagagcagggaaaagGTGATGGGCCACAGACATGGGGCAGAGGGGCTCCAGTCTGGCCCAGCAGCAGCCCGGAAAAAGAGGACTGGCCCTTCCTGCAGCATTTAACTACGGGGTTCCTTTGTCCCCAAGCTGATTCGCCCcagttttatgttttcctgCTCTAACGTGCCTTTCTGTTGGCCACTGTCAATAAACGCCTGTCTGCCCACTGCCCTCGCAGCACGCTCGGGAAGACAGGCAGTGTCAGCGGCACTGTAGGGGGATAGACTTGTCtggagggtggggagaggggataCACTAAGCTTAACCATGCTTCCCTCGGCTAAGCTTTGCTCAGAAACAAGCGTACAATTTCTCACAGCAAGCAACTCTTAGGAGGTTCAACCACGTCAATGTAGTCACTgactggtggatgaaaaacacttcaggaaagttaatttcctctttcagtcatgcaaacagaaatgatgCAAGCGGACGAGATCTACCAGTTCTGGCGCCCGAGGAGCAGGGTGTTCAGATCACCGCGCCGCAGGTCATGCTGCGGCTGCGGGAGCTGTCGGGTTTGAGAACTTGTCGTATGAAAGGTCTGTACGTCCAGAACATTTGTGAGAATTTACCTGAATACATTCAGGTAATCAATGTATATTGAACAGGAGCTTCCATCTAACCACAGAGGAGACAATGAAGCGTCGGGATTTCAGGAGTGCACGGATGACTCCCTGTAGCTTTGGGCAAAGCAGTTTTTTGCCCGCGAGCTGTTTCACGGAGGAGAGATTGTATCACCTGCGTGCTGGCGTTTATGAAAGAGCCAGATCAAACCTACATGTCCCATAGgattaaaacaaaccacagtTATGTCGGGACAGCAGACAACCTCTTTGGAAAGAGCAAAGCCCTTCTCTTCACACGGTATTTGCGCAACAGCCCCTAAAAAAAGCTATTCctgcaataaaaacaacaaataatagATCCAGGAAGAGCAAGTCATGGGACCGGGGCACAGCAGGACCGGCAATGCTTTTTTACCCGCCTCCACCGTGAGCTGCCGGCTCCTTTCTGCTGGTGGGATCTGTTGTAGAAATGCCGCCGCTCCTGTGGCTGGCACCTTTAGTCTGCCGTGCCTGGAAAGAGGGGGACGTGGCGGGGATCGGATCCTCAAGCCCCAGGCTCACACCGGGGAAGAGGCAGTTCTGTCTGTCGGTGAAGGGCCGGTTAGCCGGGACCGGGACACGTCCTGGCCGGCGATGCCCAGCTCTCACCAGTCATCCCGGCAGCAAACCAGCCGAGGACGGCGGCATTTCCCCGGTGAtctcttcattaaaatacatgCCCTAGAAATGTCACCTTGAACTGGATACGAAGGTAAAACTTTACCACGTTCGTCgttttaggtatttttttctccagttaaaACACCTGCCCGAACCCCACGGGACGGGAGAGCGGATTTATCGTGCCAATGGAAATCAAGCGAcgagagcaaagaaaaataaagagactGGACTTAAGGCACGGGGGTGACGATGGGGACAGTCCGTCACGGCCGGGTGCATTTTGGGGGAACAGGCACCGGCCGCGCAGAGCTGACCGGTACCGCCGGGCTCTGTTCCCGCACTGCTGCccggccgggggcggggggggggcggaaccCGCCCGGTCCCGTCCGTAGGGAGAGAAACTCCGCTGCCCGTTAACGGGGAGGGGCAGGGACAAGGGCCGCAGCCCTCCTCCGCCGGACGGCCCCGGGCGGGCAGCCGGCAGCACCCGGCCGGCCAAGGCCCGCGCCCCGCGGGGCTGTGCCCCCGGCCCCTCTGCGGGCCGAGGGGACGGAGAGCCGAGGCGGGCTCCGGCCCCGGTGGCTCGGTTCAACGACCGGTATCGGGGCGGCCGCCTTCTCTCCACCCCCGCGtccccacccccgccccgccgccgcccccgccgtTACCtgcgccgccggcgggcggggggacCCGGGGGGCCACGGCGGGCCCGGCTCGGCGGCGCGGTCGCGGGGCTCCATggccggccgccccgccccgtcccgccgccaatggccgccgcccgcccggtcACCAATCGGCGGTCAGATCCCTCCCGGCACCCACCAAtcggccgccgccccgcgcgcACGACCGGCGCGGCTTAAAAGGGGGAGAGCCAGGGTGGGCCCCGCCCGGCGCCGGGGCGGTTCcggggcggcggtggcggcggcacCGGCGCATGGCGGCGCTTCCGCtgggggcggcgcggcggcacCATGAACTACATGCCCGGCACGGCCAGCCTCATCCAGGACATCGACAGTGAGTGCTCCGCGGCGCCGGGTCCCTCCGGCAGCGGACCCCCTTCCCCGAGGGTACCGTCTCCCGTGGGACGGCCGgtccccggggaagggggggggggggggttgttggactccctgcttttccccagggacctgcttccccccccgccGTGGGCACCGGTCCCGCgtggggctgcagcagaaggCGTCCTCGCTCCCCTTGACGCTGCTGGGGCAGTTACCCGCACGTCACTGGCTTCCCCACGCtgtactggggggggggggggcacgacAGGACACGGGGGGTGCTGATGCCCACGCGTGGCCGTGGCTgaccctttccctctcccccctgccGCAGAGAAGCACCTGGTCCTGCTACGGGACGGCCGGACGCTCATCGGGTACCTGCGCAGCATCGACCAGTTCGGTATGtctgtgctggggggggctgctggggggggtgcCGAAGGTTTAGGCCGGGCTTTGGATGCGCTCCGGTGCCAGCCGTATGCAGGGGctggtgaggaagaggaggagagccCCGCCGTGCCCGTTGGCCTGAGCTGGGCGATGCTCCCTTGCCCACCGGAGCAGCTCCCTTCCCGAACGGTGACTTAACGGTAAAGGGGGAGTTTGGATTCGGTGAGAGAGTTTCTTCGTTTCGTGGTCCCCGCTTCGTGTAGCGGCCGCGCTGCCTGCGGTAACGATCCCGCCGCGTGCCCGTGCAGGAGCGCGCGTTTCCTTGGCTAAAAACAACGCGAGTGTTACAAGAAATCAGTTTAGTAGCGCGCACAGTGACGTGATTGCGGGTCTTGTTTTCAGAGCGTGTTTGTGTTGTGGATTAAACACCCGCCTGTGTGTACCCCCCGGACTTGGTGCTTCACAGAGACTTTCCCAGAACTGGGTGCTTCCCCCCCCTTCTGATTGTATCTAGTATTGATGCCTTGGCATCCCTTTTTGGGCAGAAACAGCCTGAGACACGTGCGGGTGATATTTGTGCTCACAAGCGAGTGTCTTGGTCCTTGCCCAGAACCTCCAGCACCAACAGCCCTTGTTTTCTCCGCTGTTTTCGGCACGTGGTGCTCG
It encodes:
- the LSM1 gene encoding LOW QUALITY PROTEIN: U6 snRNA-associated Sm-like protein LSm1 (The sequence of the model RefSeq protein was modified relative to this genomic sequence to represent the inferred CDS: substituted 1 base at 1 genomic stop codon) — encoded protein: MAAARPVTNRRSDPSRHPPIGRRPARTTGAAXKGESQGGPRPAPGRFRGGGGGGTGAWRRFRWGRRGGTMNYMPGTASLIQDIDKKHLVLLRDGRTLIGYLRSIDQFANLVLHQTVERIHVGKKYGDIPRGIFVVRGENVVLLGEIDLEKESDTPLQQVSIEEILEEQRVEQQAKQESEKLKVQALKERGLSVPRADTLDEY